In one window of Mercurialis annua linkage group LG4, ddMerAnnu1.2, whole genome shotgun sequence DNA:
- the LOC126677590 gene encoding uncharacterized protein LOC126677590, which translates to MKASQKDSEKIIWDQVRTPSGSSQPKFLPKLLIWLILFVSLTYAIYTLKLVADSRTCNHEPFSNHHRSLLRNFSSISQNKTNLPIQRLDNQLERSQETRLNTDISHVVFGIAASAKLWEKRKNYIKIWYKPQEMRGVVWLDKPVKTRTRTDLPPIRISADTSRFAYTNRQGHRSAIRISRIVSETLRLGMENVRWFVMGDDDTVFITENLVRVLRKYDHTQYYYIGSSSESHLQNIYFSYGMAYGGGGFAISYPLAKALDKMQDRCIQRYPGLYGSDDRMQACMAELGVPLTKETGFHQYDVYGNLFGLLAAHPVTPLVSLHHLDVVEPIFPNVTRVEAVERLMAPMRLDSAGLMQQSICYDKSKTWTISVSWGFAVQIFRGVFSPREIEMPSRTFLNWYRRADYTAYAFNTRPVSRNPCQKPFVFYMSKARFDSSLNLTVSEYTRHRVPHPTCKWKMADPTNLDTILVYKKSDPHLWDRSPRRNCCRVMESKKKGSFRVDVGLCSEGKISEI; encoded by the exons atgaaGGCGAGCCAGAAAGATTCAGAGAAAATAATCTGGGATCAGGTGAGAACTCCATCTGGTTCGTCACAACCTAAATTCTTGcctaaacttttaatttggttaattcTATTTGTTTCACTCACGTACGCCATTTACACTCTGAAGCTCGTAGCCGATTCCCGTACTTGTAATCACGAGCCCTTCTCTAATCACCACCGTTCTTTACTCCGTAATTTTTCTTCCATAtctcaaaataaaacaaatttaccCATTCAACGGTTAGATAATCAATTAGAGCGGAGTCAAGAAACCCGTTTAAATACGGATATCAGCCATGTGGTTTTCGGTATCGCCGCATCGGCGAAGCTATGggagaaaagaaaaaactacATCAAGATTTGGTATAAACCTCAAGAAATGCGAGGGGTGGTTTGGTTAGATAAGCCCGTCAAAACCAGAACCAGAACCGATTTGCCTCCGATTAGAATATCAGCCGACACGTCTCGGTTCGCTTACACGAACCGGCAGGGTCACCGGTCGGCGATTCGGATCTCGCGGATAGTATCGGAAACGCTCCGCCTCGGGATGGAGAATGTGAGGTGGTTTGTTATGGGAGATGATGACACGGTTTTTATAACGGAGAATCTTGTGAGAGTGTTGAGAAAATACGATCATACTCAGTATTATTATATCGGGAGTTCGTCGGAATCTCATTTGCAGAATATTTATTTCTCGTACGGTATGGCTTACGGTGGCGGTGGGTTTGCTATTAGTTACCCGTTAGCTAAAGCGCTTGATAAAATGCAAGATAGGTGTATTCAGAGATATCCTGGGTTGTATGGATCTGATGATAGAATGCAAGCTTGTATGGCGGAACTCGGTGTCCCACTCACTAAAGAAACCGGGTTTCACCAG TATGATGTGTATGGAAACCTATTTGGATTACTCGCGGCGCACCCTGTTACGCCCTTGGTTTCTCTGCATCATCTAGATGTGGTTGAGCCCATCTTCCCTAATGTGACTCGAGTTGAAGCAGTTGAGCGGCTGATGGCGCCTATGAGGCTGGACTCAGCTGGACTGATGCAACAATCCATCTGCTATGATAAATCTAAGACCTGGACGATTTCCGTCTCTTGGGGTTTCGCGGTTCAAATATTCCGCGGAGTATTTTCTCCCCGTGAGATAGAAATGCCTTCGAGAACATTTTTAAATTGGTATAGAAGAGCTGATTACACTGCATACGCATTCAACACTCGTCCGGTTAGTCGAAACCCTTGCCAAAAACCATTTGTATTCTACATGTCAAAGGCGAGATTTGATTCATCTCTGAATTTAACGGTGAGTGAATACACCCGTCATCGTGTTCCCCACCCGACATGTAAATGGAAGATGGCCGATCCTACTAATCTTGACACGATTCTCGTTTATAAGAAGTCTGACCCTCATCTATGGGACAGA TCCCCTAGAAGAAATTGTTGCAGGGTGATGGAGTCAAAGAAGAAAGGGAGTTTTAGGGTTGATGTGGGTTTATGTAGTGAAGGTAAGATCAGTGAAATATag
- the LOC126677553 gene encoding homeobox protein BEL1 homolog: MAREFCEDKSRNMVPSSSSGGGGTGFCYSDVSSGNNPTIQTHLGNQIQGFDSNPEIFNLTTGMEMIGFSRNLQQQTHDSNSAAASMWKSFFNKPGHNSHSGGGSGGGGSCSKAMNESTSDHFYQHEFNTTGMSETSSDHHQNLMIGPDSSSSPWQEHRLLVDDSNLRCVFPCEGNERPSQGLSLSLSSANPSTIGLQSFELRHTAHNQEQELRFMNSSSSRDDHIQHHQQMIQDGFLTKPANLLHHQQGQFQLRNSKYLGPAQELLMEFCSLGTKQTDQTRPRPNKAKQWDDENGSCSNTSSRKHSLFSLELLELQKRKTKLLSMLEEVEKRYRHYCDQMKAVVSSFEAVAGSGAAMVYSALASKAMSRHFRCLRDGIVTQILATKKAMGEKDPIAPGTTKGETPRLKVLDQTLRQQRALQQMTMMETHPWRPQRGLPERSVSVLRAWLFEHFLHPYPSDVDKHILARQTGLSRSQVSNWFINARVRLWKPMVEEMYIEETKDRDNNMANSPEGFTDLEDSNNGRPINQNLSSTDQKPTPDQLIRIDSECLSSIISNPDKNNDTPKATKTFQVHHHLQEHQQNFGAFGAVELDFSSYNHHHEGGGVSYGNDHQNFNGGGGGSGGGVSLTLGLQQHGVSQSSLFYPRDHIDECQTVQYSLLDGEGQNLPYRNLMGAQLLHDLAG; the protein is encoded by the exons ATGGCTAGAGAATTCTGTGAAGATAAGTCAAGAAACATGgtaccatcatcatcatcaggaGGAGGAGGAACTGGATTTTGTTACTCAGATGTTTCATCTGGTAATAACCCAACAATCCAAACCCATCTTGGTAACCAGATCCAAGGGTTTGATTCAAATCCAGAGATCTTCAACTTAACTACAGGCATGGAGATGATAGGGTTTTCAAGAAATCTACAACAACAAACTCACGACAGTAACTCAGCTGCTGCCTCTATGTGGAAGAGTTTCTTTAACAAGCCAGGTCACAACAGCCACTCTGGCGGCGGTAGCGGTGGCGGCGGTTCTTGTTCTAAAGCAATGAATGAGTCAACAAGTGATCATTTTTATCAGCATGAGTTCAATACAACTGGGATGTCTGAAACAAGCAGTGATCATCATCAGAATCTAATGATTGGACCAGACTCGTCATCATCTCCATGGCAAGAACATAGATTACTTGTGGATGACTCAAACTTAAGATGTGTGTTCCCATGTGAAGGAAATGAAAGACCAAGTCAAGGTCTTTCACTCTCTCTTTCTTCAGCTAATCCTTCTACTATTGGATTACAGTCTTTTGAATTAAGACACACAGCTCATAATCAAGAACAAGAACTCAGGTTTATGAACTCATCATCTTCAAGAGATGATCATATTCAACACCACCAACAGATGATTCAAGATGGGTTCTTAACAAAACCTGCAAATTTATTACATCATCAGCAGGGGCAGTTTCAGCTTAGGAACTCGAAATATTTGGGTCCTGCCCAAGAACTTCTGATGGAGTTTTGTAGTCTTGGAACTAAACAAACTGATCAGACAAGACCAAGACCCAATAAAGCAAAACAGTGGGATGATGAAAATGGAAGCTGTAGTAATACTTCTTCAAGAAAACACTCGCTTTTCTCACTTGAATTATTGGAGTTGCAGAAGAGAAAAACTAAGCTACTCTCAATGCTTGAAGAg GTGGAGAAAAGATACAGACACTACTGCGATCAAATGAAAGCGGTGGTTTCATCATTTGAAGCAGTGGCTGGTTCAGGAGCTGCTATGGTGTACTCGGCTTTAGCATCGAAGGCTATGTCGAGACATTTCAGGTGTTTAAGAGATGGAATTGTGACTCAAATTCTTGCTACCAAGAAAGCTATGGGAGAAAAAGATCCGATTGCACCGGGTACGACTAAAGGAGAAACTCCAAGATTAAAAGTTCTTGATCAAACTTTAAGGCAACAACGAGCTCTTCAACAAATGACTATGATGGAAACTCATCCATGGAGACCTCAACGAGGCTTACCCGAAAGATCTGTTTCTGTTCTTCGAGCTTGGCTTTTCGAGCATTTTCTTCACCC ATACCCAAGTGATGTTGATAAACATATTTTAGCCCGCCAAACAGGTCTCTCGAGAAGCCAG GTATCGAATTGGTTCATTAATGCAAGAGTTAGGCTTTGGAAGCCTATGGTTGAAGAAATGTATATAGAAGAAACAAAAGATAGAGACAACAATATGGCTAATTCTCCAGAAGGATTTACTGATCTTGAAGACAGTAATAATGGCCGGCCGATTAATCAGAATCTTTCCTCAACGGATCAGAAACCGACACCCGATCAGCTCATTCGTATCGATTCGGAATGTCTTTCTTCAATTATCTCAAACCCTGATAAAAATAATGACACTCCAAAAGCCACTAAAACATTTCAAGTTCATCACCATTTACAAGAACACCAACAAAATTTTGGAGCTTTTGGTGCAGTGGAATTAGATTTTTCATCATATAATCATCACCATGAAGGAGGTGGCGTTTCTTACGGTAATGATCATCAGAATTTCAACGGCGGTGGCGGTGGTAGTGGAGGTGGCGTGTCATTGACGTTAGGGTTACAACAGCATGGCGTGTCCCAGAGCTCTCTTTTTTACCCTAGAGATCATATTGATGAATGTCAAACAGTTCAATACTCACTTCTTGATGGTGAAGGACAGAATTTGCCTTACCGGAATTTAATGGGAGCTCAGTTGCTGCATGACTTGGCTGGctaa